The Chloracidobacterium sp. sequence GGCGTTGCTGCGCCACACGGTTGCGCTGGTCGCTGCGCAGAGCTTTGAAATCGTCAACGTGGATGCCTCCATCCTTGCCGAGCGCCCAAAGCTTGCGCCATACATCCAGGCGATGCGGGAACGACTGGCTGAAACGCTCAACGTCGCGCTCGACGCCGTGAGCGTCAAAGCCAAAACCAACGAGGGACTCGACGCCATCGGGCGCGGCGAGGCCATCGCCGTACACGCCGTCGCGTTGCTGCGTCGGTCGGCACCGCTCCGTAGGACTGACTCGACAATCAATCGGGAAGCCTAACTCAGGGAACATCGCCATGTCCGCCACTCGTCACCTGCTCACACTTGACGAACTCAACCAACTTCCAGCTTGGGCCGCCGAAATGGGGCGCAAGTACTTTGCCGGTGAAGCGAGTCATTTTCTCCTTCACCACAACGTCTATGATGTGGCGCGGTCAAAGCGCGGCTACGTCGGGTTGGTAACCTTCCTTCAGCAGGAGATGCTCGGCAACAAGCACATCGTGCTATACAACCGAAGCGAGGGCATTACCTTCGGTTCCCAGGAAGCGGAACGTCAGTTTTTAGCCACCCTCCGCATCGCCAATCCGCTAGCTGACGCCAAGACGTTAGCCACATTGCCGCGCGACCCAGTTCCGGCGCTCAACCTAATTGAGCGATTTCTGTATTCCGGCGACCAAGTGGCCGTCATCATCAATTTTCTCGAAACCCTCGTTCCAGCAGGCGACATTGCCCATTTGGGAAGTGATGAACGCAACCTGCTTGTCACGCTGCAACGTTGGCTCACCAGCTCGCGTCTCTTGAACTCGGACAATATTGTGATTTTCCTAACAGAGAACCTATCGGATGTCGCCCAGCGGCTGCGCGAAAACTCACGCATTACGCTGATTCGCGTCCCCTACCCCGACTACGCTGAGCGGCTTGACTATATCCGCTACGAACTGGCTGAAATCGCCAAGCGGCGGAATGGCCGTTCTGAAAAGGAAATAGAAAAATTCAAAGCGGACTTCAAAGCTAAAGCCGAACGCATTCTCCGCGAAGAGGGCGTAGATCGTCTCAATGAAGAAACCAAGAAGTTCAATGAAGAACTTGAAAGGATGAAAGCCGAGCTAGGTAATAGTGTACTCGGCCTCAAAATGCAGATCACCGATGAACAACTGGCGCATCTAACGTCAGGACTCAACCGCGTTCACATCTCGTCTATTCTTAAGGGTGCAACGCTCAATAACGAAGGTCTAACAATTGATCTAGTGCGTGCTAAGAAAAAATCTATCATCGAATCGGAATGTGTCGGGCTGATCGAATTTGTTACGCCTAAATATGGTCTTGACCACGTTGGTGGTTTTGAGAAAGCCAAAGCCTACCTGCGCAATATTGCTGAAGTTATTCGCAACGGCGAAACTGACGAAGCGCCGATGGGCATTCTGATTTCCGGCCCGGTCGGCACCGGCAAGACATTTCTAGCTGAGGCGTTCGCTAAGGATTGCGGCTTGAATGTTGTTGAGTTCAAGAACTTCCGGGACAAATGGGTCGGGTCATCCGAAGCTAATCTGGAGAAGATTCTCAACCTGATTCAGACCTTAGCGCCAATTGTCGTTTTGATTGATGAAGCTGATGCCACGCTTGGCCATCGGGATGCCGGCGGTGACAGTGGTGTGGATAAACGCATTTTCTCAAAAATCGCTTCGGCGATGGGCGATACGGAAAACCGTGGACGTATCCTTTGGATTTTGATGACTTCGCGTCCAGACTTACTCCCGATTGACCTGAAACGTCAAGGTCGGTGTGAGGAACATATCTCATTGTTCTATCCGGAATCTGAAGCTGATCGTCTGGCAATCATTGAGGCAATGATCAAGAAAAACCGTATCGCCCATCAAGTCACCGACTGGTCACCCATTACGCGGAGCGAGATGAAGCTTTCTG is a genomic window containing:
- the ispF gene encoding 2-C-methyl-D-erythritol 2,4-cyclodiphosphate synthase translates to MDAVVFRVGAGYDIHRLVEGRPLILGGVTIPYERGLLGHSDADALAHAVTDALLGALALGDIGTHFPDTDTRWAAADSLALLRHTVALVAAQSFEIVNVDASILAERPKLAPYIQAMRERLAETLNVALDAVSVKAKTNEGLDAIGRGEAIAVHAVALLRRSAPLRRTDSTINREA
- a CDS encoding ATP-binding protein, giving the protein MSATRHLLTLDELNQLPAWAAEMGRKYFAGEASHFLLHHNVYDVARSKRGYVGLVTFLQQEMLGNKHIVLYNRSEGITFGSQEAERQFLATLRIANPLADAKTLATLPRDPVPALNLIERFLYSGDQVAVIINFLETLVPAGDIAHLGSDERNLLVTLQRWLTSSRLLNSDNIVIFLTENLSDVAQRLRENSRITLIRVPYPDYAERLDYIRYELAEIAKRRNGRSEKEIEKFKADFKAKAERILREEGVDRLNEETKKFNEELERMKAELGNSVLGLKMQITDEQLAHLTSGLNRVHISSILKGATLNNEGLTIDLVRAKKKSIIESECVGLIEFVTPKYGLDHVGGFEKAKAYLRNIAEVIRNGETDEAPMGILISGPVGTGKTFLAEAFAKDCGLNVVEFKNFRDKWVGSSEANLEKILNLIQTLAPIVVLIDEADATLGHRDAGGDSGVDKRIFSKIASAMGDTENRGRILWILMTSRPDLLPIDLKRQGRCEEHISLFYPESEADRLAIIEAMIKKNRIAHQVTDWSPITRSEMKLSGADIESMLIRCRRVARQAGRKEVTSDDVRLVAQEFTPARDEVAIEYQTLVAVREATSRDMLPEAFRHMSPAEISQRIEQLRPMVR